Part of the Perognathus longimembris pacificus isolate PPM17 chromosome 1, ASM2315922v1, whole genome shotgun sequence genome, TTTTCAGATAAAGAAGCTGGTAACCTGGCCTCTGATTCCTTTGAGTAGTCTCTACTCATCCCCTATGGAATTACATGCCACAAAAAGCCTCTTCTCTGATAGTTCTGAGTATTATTTCATGAATACACTGCTAAAGCTGTTTCAACAACCTCATGTTCTTTGAGAAGTTCATTTCCTTACTGAGAAATAAAAGTTCCTTATTTCTCAGTAAAGAAATATGTTCACACGACTCCAattactttttattgtatttcattTGTTAATAACCCAACAGATTTTTACTGAGATGTCAGATGCATAAGCCCTTATCATCTGCAATGATAACATGTATACTAAATGATTTAACATGTTGATAATTTGTTTTTACAATAAAATCTCTCACAATTACCCAATAATAATAGCCAGTGAGACATAAACCtaaatcattttttctctctcttttatactgacgttttaaagaagaaaaacaagcacTCAGGcatttttagagaaagaaaaagctaggTTAGTGGTGAGTAATTTTCAATCATGGAGTATTTCAAGAGTGGGATTTTgaaaataagcaaaggaaaatgcaagtatacatttttctttcccccttcctgttTAGGCATACCAATGTTCATTAGAGTTCCATtttaacacttaaaaaataaaaccatgtatatataaacaatgccTTTTTGATTGTTATGTGGGGCATGCCATACTGTACAGATAAAATATATGAAGACAAACTCTTTCATGTGCCAGCAAGCTCAGTTATGTATGGTTCCTCTGATTTGATAGCAGGAGATAAAAGATGTTTTCTTCCAGCTGCCCTGTATACAATATGTTGTTCATGACTCGTTTTTCAATTTCTTAATGTCACATACAAATGGAGCTTAGTCTGGATGTAGCTAGACCTACTGCTGTAAGGAATGGGAGAATTTTTTAGAAGGTTTAATTAGTCTTCTGCCTAATCATTATTTGTCGATTATATTATGTTATGGATGGAATTGATTGTTTTGCAGTATCGATTAGGAATATTAAAACAATTTAGAATTGGAGGTATGCAACAATGAATGAAGGTAAGATGGCAACCATCTGATTCTTTTGGCCCTTGTAGATCAGACACAAAACTTTTAAGCCATTTTCAATATGGAGTGTCTCCTTCTGGGCTATATTACCATTAATAGAATTAATAAATTTAGGAAACACAAATTTGCATTTTTGTTGTCTTCTAATGGCTAATTTAGCCTATTAAAGGTAGATAATTCCTTAAAATGTGAAGGACTCTTTTGACTATGACAGCTCTTTTCTCATTTTGCTAAGGCTataaataaatctataaataaatctATTTAAGGTTGGCATTTTATCAACCCACCTGCTTTGAGAAGAGCAAAACACCCTCAGACTCATTCAGCCAGCAGATTGCTGTTAGCTTGTGATTATGAGAATGGTAAGTCTTTACTTTTAAAGTGTTATGTGAGATAGTCTGATAGTCtggaggctttcttttctttctttctttctttctttctttctttctttctttctttctttctttctctctttctttcttttagagcAATTTCTAGTATAACCCAAGAATTTCTGAGTACCAATGAAAGAAGACTTATCTTGTGTGAGAACATTCATTGAAGAGGCATGACAGCTGCTCAAAGGTGACAGTGGTGACTGGGCAGGCAGGAGAATGAAGGGTCACTTCCATCTGGGCGCCAGAAAAGCAGGCAGGAATGTGAGGAAACACTGAAGCCTTCCACTGCTGTGGGCTACCTGCGGGAGTTATTGCGCTAACCCCTCTACCCCCACACTCAGGCATGATTTTGCTCCACTGATTCCAGTTAACCATGATTGACCTCTATCTGAAAATGCTGAATGAATATTTAGGGGTGTAGTGCATAGGGAGTGCACATCCACATATTTCTTATAGTGTATTGCTATAATTGTGCTTCATTTAGAAATTAAGCTTTGTCAATAGGCATAtttgtataggaaaaaaaaacaaccaggatATAAGATTTGATACCATCAATGAATATCATCTGATAGTCCTGGAACTTATCCTCAAGAGGGCTCAGGTGTGAATCTTCTGTAGTTACTGCTATTGTTCTCCAACCTAGTGATGCTATTGTCAGAGagctggaggagagggaaggagaagatatATTAAATGCTTGGGTAAGCTGAAGGGGGAAGCCTGGGACATATGTAAGCATGTCCTGATCATATTTTCGTATTTGGAAAGACAAACATCAGCTCTAGttctgttttaaaacaaaaactcacTTACATAAATTTAAACCAGTTTCTTGGGGAAGGGGAAGTACTTTTACCATAGACCATCTGTTGAAAACTTCACATAAGCAGAGTTTCCATtccctagtgttttttttttccctttgaggaAATGTACAGTGTCACTTGCCGCTCCCAAATACACAAGCCAACTTCAGATTTAAACACCTGTCATTCATTATTGATTTACAACATAATTCTCTTAGCTAAGCCCTTTAGGCGTAGATTTTCTCCTGAGCCTGATGTTTATTATTAGGTGAAGTGAGCTAAAGATATGAGCATATCAACTCTCATATCATTCTATTGGCCAGTGTTGTGGAGCTTTTTGCCTACACTAGACTTTGCTGGGGTACATGTGAACAGATTTTTAGGGAATGGCTATTGTAGGGGTGAAGGGTAGAGCACCAAGAAACCCATATCAGGTGTTTGCTTGTTACAGTTCCTTGAAACATTCTGTTGCTTAATGAAAAGATATAATTCTAAAAAATATCAGACAAgacacaggtgctggtggcttatgcctataattctagctaatcaggaggctgagatatgaggattacagttcaaagccagcccaggcaagaaagcctgtgagtctcttatctctaataaacaaaTACCCTAAAAAGCTGGGaggggagctctggctcaagtggcagagagctagccttggggtAAGGAGGCCAAggacagcacctgagttcaagttccaggaccagcacaaaacaaaaataagaagccaTTAGGCAAATAATATTTCATCTCTCAAAGCTTTATATAAAAAGACAGAATAACTGTAAAACTTTTCCATCAGAAATGTATCGAGGATTTTAGCCAAAAGGAATTGTAAAGGAGGGATCTCAATAGAAATAACCAAGCAAATGATGTATTAGtcttttagaaaatgttaattTCAGTGATAAAGAGAATAAACTTTTATCTATGTACCAAGTGCAATGAATGGCTTTTGTGTTAACAGATTTTCTTACTGGTTCACAGGTTAcaagatccatttggaattgatatgAGCTATAAGTAGCCAGGAGTTAGAAAAGAGGATAAATATATACCagtgaatgtttaaaaaaaaaaaagtatgatctCTGATTCTTTTTCGGATAGATTGGAACTATAAAACTTATcaataaaagaaagaacacaAGTCCCCGAGTGatctccaacctttctttaaatTCCTGATATGTCTTTTTTGCAAGTCTTATCCAGCTGTAAatgacctatttttttttctcctctagaaAGCCTCAAGACACCTTCTGTGATATTCAAAAGTTTCTATGAACAAGTCCTGAATATAAAAGAATTGTCTTGATATGGAATTGAAGGGAGACTTGAGACTctacttaattttatttctctaagaTCACATCCTCTCTTTGTActtctaatttaaaaatacattagctAGTCCTAGAGTAATGGGAAGTGACAAAAGTCGGTCTTCAACAGAGGTGAGGTTTAAATGATTCTTTTTATAAGAGATGCAGATGATTGTAACTCTAAGTTCTGAGAGCTGAGAACAAAAAATTTGATAtgacaatgaaaaaaagaatctcatgctAAATATTATAGAGCAAATCTTGAATACCTTTGGACTTCAAGAGAGTTGGTGTCAAGCAAAATTTCTGGGAAAATTGAGCAAAATcagttttaacatttttttgaggaacttaggatataagagtcttatttCTGGATTACGTTTTGAAACACTGAGAACATTTGAAAAGTGCATGATTGCAAATACCATGTAAATGAAAAGCCTGGAAATATGAAGATTCTGAGAATGCATAAAAGTATAAACTACTCTGTAGAAATACATTAGACCAAATTGAGTGAGTTGTCTTACTCTAATAATATGCTGTTCTGACATTTGGGCTTGTGTACTAGCTTCCTAATACTATTAGGGCTCtggttagggatttttttttctcatactcGAGAGAAAATCCTACTCTAAAGTATTTAATAGCATATAGGCTACTGGTCAACCTAGAACAAAATGCTCAGCCAAACCTTTCTGTTTCTTCATAATATATTTTGAAACACACTCTATAGGAAGAAGATAACTCAGAGATGTCATATCTAAGGGGAAGAATTGGCGTGTGTGTTGTAATGAACAGTTATATTCTATACCGTGATATAATTTGGACGAACAGAGGTCATCTATAAGCATAAAGAAAATTCCATGCAATCCTTTCATAAGACTATTAAAGTTCCAGATTATATTTAATGCCAAAGCCTTATagatatgaaaagaaaagcaagattcACATAAATAGAGAAAATATAGAAAAGGTAGGGGTCTATTCAGTTACCTATAAGCCCTTAACCACATTGCTTCAAGCAAAGAATAGCCAATTATTTCAAATACATTTGGTCAATATACTGTCATggtctgaacacacacacacacacacacacacacacacacacacatatcctcaaGGAAAAACATATTTGAGGCATTTTCCtccttactgtttttattttttctttttgtcttctttgttcatatatgtctttgagagggtaagaaGTAACAcataaatggagggacaaagggggaacaaatgcatcagtggtactcactagacactacattgaaaatgcaCTAAACAACTTATGGGTGGTGACAGtaggaaaaaactgggaaagaaagagggaaagggtgacattgtcccaaaaacatgtactctttatctgacttatatgaACTGTCACCTGTCTgccaataacaataaaaatgcatgagaAAAAAACATGGTTCTTGTTTACGGAAACTTTCAGGGGGGTTCCTAGGCTTATGCAGACTTTGAACCTCAAAGGAATGATAATAGAATGGATTTCATTTACTCAGTTCTTAGTCAGTAGGCTCTTAAAGATGACTAAGATCTTATTCCATGGATCAGAGTATGGAAACTCTGAGAATCCAGTCTGAATTATTTGAGTGAAATAAGCTTTAATTCAATTTCATTTTACTTGGGAGTTTTTTTATTCAACTTTCAGTTGCTCAACTCATGAGCTTACTCTGCctttgctctgtctctgtctctgcataTGCCTCTGTATCCAcctgtctccctttctctctgtctctgtctctctctttctggcaGTTGGTAAAGTATTTCTTCATAAAATGttccaaaattaaaatgatatacTTTCTCTTTGGAAATATTCCTTCATTTTtacctttagtttttcttttaaattcaaataATCCATTTATTTGCACAGAACTTAAATTTTGATAGAATTTTTGCACAGCTTGATTTGTATTACTAGATGTGAATAAGCTCACAAATGAGAAAAGAACTTCTAAACTATCTATGATAATCATTGAGATAGTCAAATGAAATATGATTCAAATGGgtaattatttgatttttctttctcattttccatcTGTTATTAAGGGATGAGATGTGCTGTTATTCAATTGGCAATACAATTTCTGACCTTGTTACTTTTGTATTGGGGTTGAATTAATCTTGTTaaaattctttgaaatattttaaaaagccagctGTTTAAAAATCAGACCCTTGATTTGATACAACAAGAAGGAAGCCCCAGAAATCTTCTCTATCTTAAAAGTTATCCAAGCAGATACCTTTTTCTAAGGCCCtctcaaatatgaaaaaaatggagGGATTTTGTACTTTAGTCTgtatgacatttcagaaatataATTTATACTCAGTGCCTTCTAGACATATGCTTTGAAAATCATTCACTCCACACTTAGTAAAATGGAAATATGTTCCTTTAAACCAGATCACTTCTAGTAATGatattgtgttatttttttaactagaaTTTTTAATCTTGAGTAGTAACATTAAGAACAACTGAATTGGGCAACTATCCTCAGGTCGAGGGCAAAAGGATCAGTACAATTTCAAATATGTCTTGGGCTGtaagtttttaattattttctcagtGGAAGAAGATAATCAGTAAACGTCTTTTAATCTACCATTTCCTCCTCacctctttaaaaacaaaacacagtcttCTAATCTATATAAGATGCATTTCAAAACAAAGCCCCAAAATCTAGTGGATAAAAAAAGTAGGGAGAATTCTTGAAGTTGTCTACATAAGATAATACTGTGTTTGTAGCACTGGAATAGAGAACATCAGTGTGGTAGCagatatatatattccttttgaCTGGATTGAACCTATACTTCCAGGAGCTATCGTGGTTTAAATAGATCCTTAGATATATCACCATCTTGTTTTGCACAGATTACTGTGGCTCATGTTGGCAGCTGGAAAAGCCAAATTCAGAACTCTTTCAAACAAAATAATCctcagtgtgtatatatatacatatatgtgcatatacatacatacacatatacatatgtatacacacacatatatatataaatttatatatatatattcaattataTCCTCTTACATTTTCAATTATCCTATTAGCAGTGACTGGTGAAATTAATATCAAGGGTGGCTAAATGGATGATTTTCATTAGTAACACCTACCTTGCATTTTTCATGTACATCTAGTGGCATACCTCCTCCTGGAGAAACCAGGGCTTTGTTACAGTAAACTGGTCCCATATGATATTACAAGTATAAAAAATATTCCATTCTGTATCAAAACTAGGCACATGCCTTTATTTATAATAACAGAAGTGAACAGACTTGAGCAGTTTTGCCTTGGGTCCTGTTTCTTGGCATCCTCTACCAGACATACACAACTCTCAACAAATTTCCACCTTCTCCCTCCAGGGATCTAATCTCAGGCTTATCTGTAGTAAAGGAACATGAAATCACACTTGGATCTATAGTGGTGAGTAACTAAAAAGCACAACCTCCCATTCATATTGCTTCAAAACATATACAGCATatatgtttcaaaaaaaaaaaaaccaaacaaaccaaaagaggaaaataatctaTTGATCTGGTTTTGGTGCAGAACCAACAATATGGTATGATGCAAGGCTTTAACAAATGATAATTATAGACACGAATTTATCTGTAGAGTATGTTTTAAACAAATGTGtctttttaaatatgtaaatccTACACTGTaggttgttctttttatttttttttatttttattttttgccatggTAGAAAATGCTGAATTATTGTCCATGAGCATGAGCCAAAGGTTCAGGTTCATGACTGAGATCCCCAGAATGCCAATATTTGCAATGCAAACAATTAGTATCCCACTGTGTGAAGGGTTGGGAcacatgcctgcctgcctctatACATGGAGAGTCTCCATAAGAAGTCTTCCTGCTTCCACACTGGGGGCAGCTAGGGGCAGCTGCTTCTTAACCTAGCGATTTCCTGTGCCAGACTGCCTTATGGATTACCAACAATGACAGAGACAGTAGTGCCAATCAATGGTAGGTAGCCACTCAAATCATTTTCATGTTGAACCTCCTGGGTCCGGCTACCTCCCCTTCCACAACAGCACCATTGTTTTTTCGGGGTACATACTCAAGGTCAATGCTGTTTTTGTGCTTGCCTTTCCCTCGGCTCCAcacaaaaaggaggagaaaacaaaataaaaccactcCCAGGAATGTGAAACAGCCCATGGCTGTCGATACCAGTATTGTTTTAAGGTCCAGGGAGAAAGTATTGGCATTGGTGCCATTGGAAATGGTGTCATTGGAGTCGGTCATGTACATGGGGGTCCTATTTGCGTAAAGGAAGCGGTCTGAAGTGAATCCTTTCACAGTTAAGGAGGCCGTGAAGGTGTCATTTCCAGCAGCGTTGCTAGCGATGCAAACATACATCCCACTGTCTTGATCCTGGGCAAAGCGGATTTCTAAGGTGCCATCACCCAAAACGGTGGCCCTTCCGTTGGACTTGGTGGTGATAAAACGCCGTCGGGGTGTCACCCAGGAAATCATGGGCTGTGGATCTCCATCTGCATTGCATTCTAGCTGCACAGTCTGCCCTTCATCCACGAGAAGGTGCTGCAACTTCTTCTCACGGATTTTGGGTTTTTTGCaggtgaaataaaaagaaagggcaGTGCTGTGGAAATCCTTGAAGGATCTCTCCCGGATGGTGTCTGGTCCAGCGCACATGGGCTGCTGGCCACCAAACTGCAGGGTGGGCTGTCGCTGCAGGATCCAGAGGAGACGGCAGTCGCAAGCCAGTGGGTTGTTATTAATGCTCAGGACCTCCAAAGCCCTCGGGGAGGAGAAGACGTTCTCTTCCAAAGTTTCCAGTAGGTTCTGAGACACATTGAGCACACGCAGATAACGGAGCCCTTGGAAGGAATGAGGCTCAATGGTACGGAGCTGGGCCCCCACGATATGCAGCTCCTGAAGGCGGGTCAGGTCAGAGAACATGCCTGCTTCAATGGTACTGATGGGATTGTAGGAGAGGTTAAGGTGGGTCAGGTATACCAGATGTTTAAAGGCCAGGAAAGGGACAGTGGACAGGTTGGTGTTAGTTATGGAAAGAGACGTGAGGTTGAGACCGTAGAGGCTATTGGCAGGCATCATATCCAGTAAAGGCCAATAGTCAATCTCTAGGTT contains:
- the Lingo2 gene encoding leucine-rich repeat and immunoglobulin-like domain-containing nogo receptor-interacting protein 2, with the protein product MLHTAVSCWQPFLGLAVVFIFMGSTIGCPARCECSAQNKSVSCHRRRLIAIPEGIPIETKILDLSKNRLKSVNPEEFISYPLLEEIDLSDNIIANVEPGAFNNLFNLRSLRLKGNRLKLVPLGVFTGLSNLTKLDISENKIVILLDYMFQDLHNLKSLEVGDNDLVYISHRAFSGLLSLEQLTLEKCNLTAVPTEALSHLRSLISLHLKHLNINNMPVYAFKRLFHLKNLEIDYWPLLDMMPANSLYGLNLTSLSITNTNLSTVPFLAFKHLVYLTHLNLSYNPISTIEAGMFSDLTRLQELHIVGAQLRTIEPHSFQGLRYLRVLNVSQNLLETLEENVFSSPRALEVLSINNNPLACDCRLLWILQRQPTLQFGGQQPMCAGPDTIRERSFKDFHSTALSFYFTCKKPKIREKKLQHLLVDEGQTVQLECNADGDPQPMISWVTPRRRFITTKSNGRATVLGDGTLEIRFAQDQDSGMYVCIASNAAGNDTFTASLTVKGFTSDRFLYANRTPMYMTDSNDTISNGTNANTFSLDLKTILVSTAMGCFTFLGVVLFCFLLLFVWSRGKGKHKNSIDLEYVPRKNNGAVVEGEVAGPRRFNMKMI